One window from the genome of Spirosoma rhododendri encodes:
- the hemE gene encoding uroporphyrinogen decarboxylase: MTLQNDLLLRTARGELNERVPVWMMRQAGRVLSQYRAVREQAGSFITLAKTPELAAEVTIQPIDAFDVDAAIIFSDILVVPEAMGLPYEMIESRGPVFPKTVRSSVDLGQLRVADAETDLGYVLDAIRLTKKELNGRVPLIGFAGAPFTIFCYMTEGKGSKTFSVAKKLLYTDAAFAHTLLQKITDSTISYLKAQVLAGADLIQLFDSWAGILSPEQYRQFSLPYIKQICDAITDVPVTVFAKGAFFARHEIGQLDCQVVGLDWNMDPTESRELVPNKVLQGNLDPCVLYADFAQIKREVKHMLDAFGHQHYIANLGHGIYPDTDPDKARCFVDAVKELSTR; this comes from the coding sequence ATGACGTTACAAAATGATTTGCTGCTTCGCACAGCGCGGGGCGAGCTGAACGAACGAGTGCCGGTCTGGATGATGCGGCAGGCAGGTCGGGTGTTGTCGCAGTACCGGGCCGTTCGCGAGCAGGCAGGTAGTTTTATTACGCTGGCGAAAACGCCCGAACTAGCCGCTGAAGTGACCATTCAGCCTATCGATGCCTTCGACGTCGACGCGGCTATTATCTTCTCCGATATTCTGGTGGTGCCCGAAGCAATGGGACTGCCCTACGAAATGATCGAGAGCCGGGGGCCGGTGTTTCCGAAAACGGTTCGGTCGAGTGTTGATCTGGGGCAGTTGCGCGTCGCCGATGCCGAAACCGATCTGGGCTATGTGCTGGATGCCATCCGGCTGACGAAGAAAGAACTGAATGGCCGGGTACCGCTGATTGGCTTTGCCGGTGCGCCGTTCACGATCTTCTGTTACATGACCGAAGGCAAAGGCTCAAAAACGTTCTCGGTTGCTAAAAAACTGCTGTATACCGACGCGGCTTTCGCGCATACGCTGCTGCAAAAAATCACCGACAGCACGATTTCGTACCTGAAAGCGCAGGTGCTGGCCGGAGCCGACCTGATTCAGCTATTCGATTCGTGGGCGGGTATCCTGTCGCCTGAGCAGTACCGGCAATTCTCGCTGCCGTACATCAAGCAGATCTGCGACGCCATCACCGATGTACCAGTTACGGTTTTTGCCAAAGGCGCGTTCTTCGCCCGGCACGAAATCGGGCAGCTCGACTGTCAGGTCGTTGGTCTCGACTGGAACATGGACCCCACCGAATCGCGCGAACTGGTGCCAAACAAAGTGTTGCAGGGTAACCTCGACCCCTGCGTGCTATACGCTGATTTTGCGCAGATCAAACGGGAGGTCAAACACATGCTCGACGCCTTCGGCCATCAGCACTACATCGCCAACCTCGGCCACGGCATTTACCCCGATACCGACCCTGACAAGGCACGCTGCTTTGTCGACGCTGTGAAAGAATTGTCGACCCGCTAA
- a CDS encoding xylulokinase, giving the protein MYFLGFDLGSSSVKACLVEADSGKAVASAFFPETEMAIDAPQPGFAEQHPDNWWQNACNASKAVLTKAGIRSDDVKAIGISYQMHGLVVVDRDMNVLRPSIIWCDSRAAPYGSKAFDALGHDRVLKHLLNSPGNFTAAKLAWVKANEPDTYARVAHFMLPGDYLAARMTGEVVTTASGLSEGTLWDFQADQPAQFLFDHFGFDAGLMPTLRPTFAEQGQLSAAAAAELGLSAGTPVTYRAGDQPNNALSLNVLEPGQIAATAGTSGVVYGVSDQAKYDPQSRVNTFLHVSHTAEAPRYGVLLCVNGTGSLNSWLRNQVLRRSISYNEMNDLAHEAPVGADGLVCLPFGNGAERVLENVDLGASFQGLQFNRHGLPHMIRSAQEGIVFALYYGIKVMESVGVGIQTVRAGEANMFLSPLFRDTLANLTGAVIELYNTDGAQGAARGAGLGLGYYKSAAEAFTGLTVTKTIEPDMRAQQAYRDAYGNWQETLETILKR; this is encoded by the coding sequence ATGTATTTTCTTGGCTTCGATTTAGGTAGTTCGTCCGTAAAAGCGTGTCTGGTGGAAGCCGATAGCGGAAAGGCCGTAGCATCGGCGTTTTTCCCCGAAACGGAAATGGCGATCGACGCACCCCAGCCGGGTTTCGCCGAGCAACATCCCGACAACTGGTGGCAAAACGCGTGCAACGCCAGCAAGGCCGTACTGACAAAAGCCGGCATTCGCTCCGATGACGTAAAAGCGATTGGTATTTCTTACCAGATGCACGGACTGGTCGTAGTCGATCGGGACATGAACGTCCTGCGCCCGTCGATTATCTGGTGCGACAGCCGGGCCGCTCCGTACGGCAGCAAAGCGTTCGACGCGCTGGGCCATGATCGGGTACTCAAGCACCTGTTGAACTCCCCCGGCAATTTCACAGCCGCCAAGCTGGCCTGGGTGAAAGCCAACGAACCCGACACCTACGCCCGTGTTGCGCACTTTATGCTGCCGGGCGATTACCTGGCGGCCCGCATGACCGGTGAGGTCGTGACAACCGCATCGGGCCTCTCGGAAGGTACACTCTGGGATTTTCAGGCCGATCAGCCGGCTCAGTTCCTCTTCGACCATTTCGGTTTCGACGCCGGGCTGATGCCTACCCTACGCCCGACCTTTGCCGAACAGGGTCAGCTATCGGCAGCCGCAGCCGCCGAGCTGGGCCTGTCGGCCGGAACACCGGTTACCTACCGCGCGGGCGATCAACCCAACAATGCCCTGTCGCTGAATGTGCTGGAGCCGGGTCAGATTGCCGCTACCGCCGGTACGTCGGGGGTGGTGTACGGCGTCAGCGATCAGGCCAAGTACGATCCACAGTCGCGGGTGAACACGTTCTTGCACGTTAGCCACACGGCCGAAGCCCCGCGGTATGGCGTGCTGCTGTGCGTCAACGGTACGGGTAGTCTGAACAGCTGGCTGCGGAATCAGGTGTTGCGCCGGTCGATCAGCTACAACGAGATGAACGACCTGGCCCACGAAGCGCCGGTCGGGGCCGACGGGCTGGTTTGCCTGCCGTTTGGCAATGGGGCCGAGCGCGTGCTGGAGAACGTCGATCTGGGCGCTTCGTTTCAGGGGTTGCAATTCAACCGGCACGGCCTGCCCCACATGATCCGGTCGGCGCAGGAAGGCATCGTATTTGCGCTCTACTACGGCATCAAGGTCATGGAATCGGTTGGCGTTGGCATTCAGACAGTTCGGGCTGGCGAAGCCAACATGTTCCTCAGCCCCCTGTTCCGCGACACACTGGCCAACCTGACGGGAGCCGTAATCGAATTGTACAATACCGACGGTGCGCAGGGAGCGGCACGCGGGGCCGGGCTTGGCCTTGGCTACTATAAAAGCGCTGCCGAAGCCTTCACCGGCCTGACAGTTACCAAAACCATCGAGCCAGATATGCGGGCGCAACAAGCGTATCGTGACGCGTACGGCAACTGGCAGGAAACATTGGAAACGATTTTGAAACGGTAA
- a CDS encoding bifunctional heptose 7-phosphate kinase/heptose 1-phosphate adenyltransferase: MSPVLDLSIDELFTQFDSLRVLIVGDVMLDSYVWGRVERISPEAPVPVVNVDRRELRLGGAGNVLLNVQALGAEAIICSVIGTDAPGDQLEHELCDRGLNCDGLIRSHDRITTIKERIIAGSQQVVRVDTETDRYITTDERAQLVAKAKELIPTCHVVIFEDYDKGVLSKEAIAEITDFANEQRIPTVVDPKKRNFLSYQNTTLFKPNLKELREGLKLDFDVDNAGEFQSAVDQLKQQLNVSGALITLSERGVFIDFNEQKLKLPAHVRQIADVSGAGDTVISIAACCVALRQSPAVIAGLSNLGGGLVCESVGVVPINKAQLKQEAIEAGLLANS; the protein is encoded by the coding sequence ATGTCTCCAGTCCTGGATCTTTCGATTGATGAACTTTTTACGCAGTTTGATTCCTTACGGGTGCTTATCGTTGGCGACGTTATGCTGGATTCGTACGTGTGGGGCCGCGTAGAGCGGATTTCTCCGGAGGCACCCGTACCCGTTGTCAACGTCGACCGGCGCGAACTGCGACTGGGCGGAGCGGGCAACGTACTACTGAACGTGCAGGCGCTGGGCGCCGAAGCCATCATCTGCTCGGTAATCGGGACCGACGCGCCGGGCGATCAGCTGGAGCATGAACTGTGCGACCGGGGGCTGAACTGCGACGGGCTGATCCGTAGCCACGACCGTATCACGACCATAAAGGAACGCATCATTGCCGGTTCGCAACAGGTTGTCCGGGTCGACACCGAAACCGATCGATACATTACGACTGACGAACGGGCACAGCTTGTTGCGAAAGCGAAAGAACTGATTCCAACTTGCCACGTCGTTATTTTTGAGGATTACGACAAAGGCGTACTGAGCAAAGAAGCGATCGCCGAGATCACCGATTTTGCCAACGAGCAACGGATACCAACGGTGGTCGATCCGAAGAAGCGCAACTTCCTGTCGTATCAGAACACAACCCTATTCAAGCCGAACCTGAAAGAATTACGTGAGGGGTTGAAACTCGATTTCGACGTCGACAACGCCGGCGAATTTCAATCGGCGGTCGATCAGCTGAAGCAGCAGCTAAACGTGTCGGGTGCGCTGATTACCCTCTCGGAGCGGGGCGTGTTCATCGATTTCAACGAACAAAAACTAAAGTTACCCGCCCACGTCCGGCAGATCGCCGACGTATCGGGCGCGGGCGATACGGTCATTAGCATTGCCGCCTGCTGCGTTGCCCTGCGTCAGTCGCCTGCCGTGATTGCCGGCCTGTCGAACCTCGGCGGGGGGCTGGTCTGCGAATCAGTAGGCGTCGTGCCCATCAATAAAGCGCAGTTAAAGCAGGAAGCCATCGAAGCCGGTTTGCTGGCTAATTCGTAG
- a CDS encoding DUF4097 family beta strand repeat-containing protein has protein sequence MTRNIFVLTCLTAGALSITAFTPTNSIRDDRETPYQTKTFSGNISNVKAETSGGSLTVEGGSGSGAKVEMFVRPNNWNGRDNVDKAEIEDRLKDYDIIIAQEGSTLVASAKRRSNNNNDRATDRWKRSLSISFVFHTPHRVASDLRTSGGSIHLTALTGNQRFRTSGGSLNVDDVQGSLNGQTSGGSIHMDRCQQTERDGGIDLQTSGGSIDARASSGKMRLHTSGGSINLNDLKGDVDAQTSGGSVRGNHLDGDIIANTSGGSVRLSDVAGSVDAHTSAGSIDVSLTELGKYVKLSTSVGSVSVKMPLNKGLTLNLSGNRVNLPSLRGFDGDIQKDRVRGKLNGGGIPVDISANVGSVSIN, from the coding sequence ATGACACGAAACATCTTCGTCCTCACCTGCCTGACCGCCGGTGCGCTTTCAATCACCGCATTCACACCCACCAACAGCATTCGCGACGACCGCGAAACACCCTACCAGACCAAGACGTTTTCGGGCAACATCAGCAACGTGAAAGCCGAAACATCGGGCGGTAGCCTGACCGTGGAAGGCGGCTCCGGGTCGGGCGCGAAAGTCGAGATGTTTGTACGACCGAATAACTGGAATGGACGTGATAATGTCGACAAAGCCGAAATCGAAGACCGGCTGAAAGACTACGATATCATCATCGCGCAGGAAGGCAGCACTCTGGTGGCATCCGCCAAACGGCGCAGTAATAACAACAACGACCGTGCGACGGACCGCTGGAAGCGGTCGCTGAGCATCAGCTTTGTTTTTCATACGCCCCACCGGGTAGCGTCGGACCTGCGCACGTCAGGCGGCAGCATTCATCTGACGGCCCTGACCGGGAATCAGCGGTTTCGCACCAGCGGTGGCAGTCTGAACGTCGACGACGTTCAGGGTAGCCTGAACGGACAAACGTCGGGCGGTAGCATTCACATGGACCGCTGCCAGCAGACGGAGCGCGACGGCGGTATCGACCTGCAAACGTCGGGCGGCTCGATTGACGCGCGGGCGTCGTCGGGTAAAATGCGGCTGCACACATCGGGCGGCAGCATCAACCTGAACGATCTGAAGGGCGACGTCGACGCGCAAACCAGCGGTGGCAGCGTACGCGGCAATCACCTCGACGGCGACATCATTGCCAACACATCGGGCGGCTCGGTTCGGCTGTCGGATGTAGCGGGTAGCGTCGACGCTCACACCAGCGCTGGCTCAATCGACGTCAGCCTGACGGAGCTTGGCAAGTACGTTAAACTCAGCACCAGCGTCGGCAGTGTGAGTGTAAAGATGCCCCTGAACAAGGGCCTGACGCTGAACCTGAGCGGCAACCGGGTCAACCTGCCCAGCCTGCGGGGCTTCGACGGCGACATCCAGAAAGACCGTGTTCGGGGCAAGCTCAACGGCGGTGGTATTCCGGTTGATATTTCGGCCAACGTCGGTTCAGTGTCGATCAACTAA
- the arfB gene encoding alternative ribosome rescue aminoacyl-tRNA hydrolase ArfB has protein sequence MKLPDLSPEIRYQFARSGGAGGQNVNKVATKAELRFDLRNSTLLTAEQKVVLEQKLASKLTTDGELVLTHQTERTQLANREKVTAKFYKLLQKAFETPKARRATKPSKAAVAERIADKKRKGDVKANRRRIDPD, from the coding sequence ATGAAACTACCCGATCTCAGCCCGGAAATCCGCTATCAGTTTGCCCGTAGTGGTGGTGCGGGTGGGCAGAACGTCAACAAAGTAGCCACCAAAGCCGAACTCCGCTTCGACCTGCGCAACTCGACCCTACTGACCGCCGAACAGAAAGTGGTTCTGGAGCAAAAGCTGGCCAGCAAACTAACCACCGACGGCGAACTGGTGCTGACGCATCAGACCGAGCGCACCCAACTGGCTAACCGGGAAAAGGTAACAGCTAAATTCTACAAGCTGCTTCAGAAAGCGTTTGAAACGCCCAAAGCCCGACGCGCGACAAAGCCCTCCAAAGCCGCTGTAGCCGAACGCATTGCCGATAAAAAGCGCAAAGGCGACGTTAAAGCCAACCGCCGGCGCATCGACCCGGATTAA
- a CDS encoding SDR family NAD(P)-dependent oxidoreductase, producing MKTVPKTILITGASTGIGYGAARQFAQKGYTVFAGVRTTADADRLRAELGPNVEPVLLDVTNATTIEAVARQLTNRLAGSGLGGLINNAGIAIGGPLQEQPIDVIQHHFDVNVLGVLRVTQAFLPLLGARADHPVAPGRIQMISSVNGQVAIPFMGAYVGSKHALEGISHSLRRELQLFGVQVVIVGPGAVKTPIWGKGTNIDRYRDSLYFPAMQWFAKQVKQSEENGLTIDYLGERLVQIHEASRPRIRYAIVPKPISGWFIPRLPHRLFDRIISQLSGLRKGINK from the coding sequence ATGAAGACGGTTCCAAAAACGATTTTGATTACGGGAGCATCGACCGGGATTGGCTACGGCGCTGCCCGGCAGTTTGCGCAAAAGGGGTACACGGTTTTTGCCGGAGTCCGGACGACTGCCGATGCCGACCGGCTCCGCGCCGAACTCGGCCCCAATGTAGAGCCGGTACTCCTCGACGTAACCAACGCAACAACGATTGAAGCCGTGGCGCGACAGCTTACCAACCGGCTGGCTGGCAGTGGGCTGGGTGGATTGATAAACAACGCGGGCATTGCCATCGGTGGCCCGTTGCAGGAGCAGCCCATAGACGTGATTCAGCACCATTTCGACGTCAACGTGCTGGGCGTGCTGCGAGTGACACAGGCGTTTTTACCCCTGCTGGGTGCCCGCGCCGACCATCCGGTGGCACCCGGCCGGATTCAGATGATTAGCTCCGTCAACGGGCAGGTGGCTATCCCGTTTATGGGCGCCTACGTGGGTTCGAAGCACGCGCTGGAGGGAATCTCGCACAGCCTGCGCCGGGAGTTGCAATTGTTTGGTGTGCAGGTAGTTATTGTAGGGCCGGGGGCTGTTAAAACGCCAATCTGGGGTAAGGGGACCAATATCGACCGGTATCGGGACAGCCTGTATTTTCCGGCGATGCAGTGGTTTGCCAAACAGGTCAAACAATCCGAAGAAAACGGACTGACGATCGACTATCTGGGAGAGCGTCTTGTCCAGATTCACGAAGCGTCCCGCCCGCGTATTCGGTATGCGATTGTGCCGAAGCCGATTAGTGGCTGGTTCATTCCCCGCCTGCCGCATCGCCTGTTCGACCGGATTATTAGTCAGTTAAGTGGGTTGCGGAAGGGTATAAATAAGTAG
- a CDS encoding FAD-binding and (Fe-S)-binding domain-containing protein: MFRLPASAPFASLLPSFEGDLYFDQSPQHTAQRLLYATDASVYQEMPIAVALPKSVADIKRLLRFAQQHILGLIPRAAGTSLAGQVVGSGIVVDISKYFGQILDVNASERWVRVQPGVIRDDLNAFLKPHGLLFGPETSTASRAMIGGMIGNNSCGLHSIIWGTTRDNLLDVKVVLSDGAEVTFGALTRDQFDAKCRGETVVSPLEQRLYTQFRDWLTDPAVRQHIRDGYPRPTVTRRNTGYALDAMLDFWHDESGESATFNFARLIAGSEGTLCFITEARLSLLPLPPKETALVCAHFATIRQSLEANLVALDHQCAASELVDDYILQLTKTNIEQTKNRAFVEGDPKAILMVEFFDDTVEGVSRKSAAFVQDLRDRNMGYAYPVLFDEETKKPWALRKAGLSIMYNIPGKAKPANVIEDTAVDVRDLPDYIDELDRMAWEQHGLKLEYSAHAGAGEIHVLPLIDLKSSAGRDTFRALLMDTAQLVKKYGGSLSGEHGDGRLRGECIAFMLGPENYELCKAVKALWDPHNTFNPGKVVDTPPMNEHLRSEADVEIAQPETVFDFSRDGGLLELAEKCSGSGDCRKTEISGGTMCPSYMATRREHDTTRARANILRHFYSSPEPAAASDYATVKDVLDLCLSCKACKAECPSSVDMTRMKAEFMNTMNNEDGATMRTLLVGNFTRLMSLASKVPWAYNAVYNTPTLRRLANRVVGFHPDRTMPDLAKTTLRQWITNRPANNRQPNTENRKPNSVLFFADEFTNFNDVEVGQKAIQLLERLGYAVTVPEHVESGRTYLSKGLVDDAKKLAIRNVTLLKDLVGDDRPLIGLEPSAILTFRDEYPDLVSTELKAAAQHIAKNTFLFEEWVAREIDAKRISPDAFTTDTRQVRVHGHCHQKALSSMVPVKKALSLPKNYAVQLIPSGCCGMAGSFGYEAEHYDLSMQIGELVLFPAVRQLTDDTIISAAGTSCRHQIKDGTHRRAQHPAEILFDALRQPD; encoded by the coding sequence ATGTTTCGATTACCTGCTTCAGCTCCATTTGCCAGTCTGCTGCCTTCGTTTGAAGGCGACCTGTATTTCGACCAGTCGCCCCAGCACACGGCCCAGCGGCTCCTGTACGCTACCGACGCGTCGGTCTATCAGGAGATGCCGATTGCGGTGGCCCTGCCCAAATCCGTCGCCGATATCAAGCGGCTCCTGCGCTTCGCCCAGCAGCACATACTCGGCCTGATTCCACGGGCCGCCGGAACATCGTTGGCCGGGCAGGTGGTGGGTAGCGGTATCGTGGTCGATATCTCGAAATACTTCGGGCAGATTCTGGACGTGAACGCTTCGGAGCGGTGGGTACGGGTGCAGCCGGGCGTCATCCGCGACGATCTGAACGCCTTTCTCAAACCACACGGCCTGCTGTTCGGCCCCGAAACCAGCACCGCCAGCCGGGCCATGATCGGCGGCATGATCGGCAACAATTCCTGCGGACTGCACTCGATCATCTGGGGCACCACCCGCGACAATCTGCTCGACGTGAAAGTCGTACTGAGCGACGGGGCCGAAGTAACCTTCGGTGCGCTGACCCGCGATCAGTTCGACGCTAAGTGCCGGGGCGAAACCGTCGTCAGTCCGCTCGAACAACGACTGTATACGCAGTTCCGCGACTGGCTGACCGACCCCGCCGTACGCCAGCACATCCGCGACGGCTACCCCCGCCCGACCGTTACGCGCCGGAATACGGGCTACGCGCTGGATGCAATGCTCGACTTCTGGCACGATGAGTCAGGCGAATCGGCAACCTTCAACTTCGCCCGGCTCATTGCCGGTTCGGAAGGCACGCTCTGCTTTATCACGGAAGCCAGGCTGAGTCTGCTGCCGCTACCACCCAAAGAAACGGCCCTTGTCTGCGCTCATTTCGCCACCATCCGCCAATCGCTGGAAGCCAACCTTGTCGCGCTCGATCATCAGTGCGCGGCTTCTGAACTGGTCGACGATTATATTCTGCAACTGACCAAAACCAACATCGAGCAGACGAAAAACCGCGCGTTTGTCGAGGGCGATCCGAAAGCGATTCTGATGGTCGAATTTTTCGATGATACCGTCGAGGGCGTCAGCCGGAAAAGTGCGGCTTTCGTACAGGACCTGCGCGACCGGAACATGGGCTATGCCTACCCGGTGCTATTCGATGAGGAGACGAAAAAGCCGTGGGCACTGCGCAAGGCGGGGCTGAGTATCATGTATAACATCCCCGGCAAAGCCAAGCCCGCCAACGTCATTGAAGATACCGCCGTCGACGTGCGCGACCTGCCCGACTACATCGACGAACTGGACCGGATGGCGTGGGAACAGCACGGCCTGAAACTGGAGTATTCGGCCCATGCCGGGGCGGGTGAAATCCACGTGCTGCCGCTGATCGACCTCAAATCATCGGCCGGGCGCGACACCTTCCGGGCCCTGCTCATGGACACGGCCCAACTCGTCAAAAAATACGGCGGGTCGCTGTCGGGTGAACACGGCGACGGGCGGCTGCGGGGCGAGTGCATCGCGTTTATGCTCGGACCCGAAAACTACGAACTCTGCAAGGCCGTCAAAGCCCTCTGGGACCCGCACAACACGTTCAACCCCGGCAAAGTAGTCGACACCCCGCCGATGAACGAGCACCTGCGGTCGGAAGCCGACGTCGAGATAGCGCAGCCCGAAACCGTTTTCGACTTCTCGCGCGACGGTGGTTTGCTCGAACTGGCTGAAAAATGCTCTGGCTCCGGCGATTGCCGCAAGACCGAGATTTCGGGCGGCACCATGTGCCCCAGTTACATGGCCACCCGGCGCGAGCACGACACCACCCGCGCCCGCGCCAACATCCTGCGGCATTTCTATTCGTCACCCGAACCGGCGGCCGCTTCTGACTATGCGACTGTGAAAGACGTGCTCGATCTGTGTCTGTCGTGCAAAGCCTGCAAAGCCGAGTGCCCCAGCAGCGTCGACATGACGCGTATGAAAGCCGAGTTCATGAACACCATGAACAACGAAGACGGGGCCACCATGCGCACCCTGCTGGTCGGCAATTTTACCCGGCTGATGTCGCTGGCAAGCAAGGTACCCTGGGCTTACAACGCCGTTTACAACACCCCTACCCTGCGTCGGCTGGCTAACCGCGTCGTTGGTTTCCACCCCGACCGCACCATGCCCGATCTAGCCAAAACAACACTCCGGCAGTGGATAACGAATCGCCCCGCCAACAACCGGCAACCGAATACTGAAAACCGTAAACCAAACTCCGTCCTGTTTTTCGCCGATGAGTTTACCAATTTCAACGACGTCGAAGTCGGACAGAAAGCGATTCAACTGCTCGAACGGTTAGGGTATGCGGTCACGGTTCCTGAGCACGTCGAAAGCGGACGCACGTATCTGTCGAAAGGACTGGTCGACGACGCTAAAAAACTGGCGATTCGGAACGTCACGCTCCTGAAAGACCTCGTTGGCGACGATAGGCCGCTGATCGGGCTGGAGCCGTCGGCCATTCTCACGTTCCGCGACGAATACCCCGATTTGGTATCCACCGAGCTGAAAGCAGCCGCGCAGCACATTGCCAAAAACACCTTTCTGTTTGAGGAATGGGTCGCCCGCGAAATCGACGCCAAACGCATCAGCCCCGACGCGTTCACGACCGATACGCGGCAGGTGCGCGTCCACGGCCACTGCCACCAGAAAGCTCTGTCGAGTATGGTACCGGTCAAGAAAGCCCTGTCGCTGCCGAAAAATTATGCGGTACAACTGATTCCCTCGGGCTGCTGCGGCATGGCGGGGTCGTTTGGTTACGAAGCCGAGCACTACGATTTGTCGATGCAAATCGGCGAACTGGTCCTGTTCCCGGCCGTACGCCAACTAACCGACGACACCATCATTTCGGCGGCTGGCACGAGTTGCCGCCATCAGATCAAAGACGGTACGCACCGGCGCGCGCAGCACCCGGCCGAAATCCTGTTCGACGCCCTGCGCCAGCCTGATTGA
- a CDS encoding 3-keto-disaccharide hydrolase, with translation MKTTHVAAALLGVALLTTAFSAKDKWTTLFDGKTISGWHSYQKDKVIGWNIEDGTLVPDGTGGDLVTDKEYENFDLEFEFKIPKGSNSGIVYKVIEKPDLRSTYMSGPEFQIIDDKGYLNDKGELYPLKPTQLSGANYDMIPPADLNAVKPAGDWNKGRIVVDNNHVEHFLNGKKVSDYQYGSDDWKAMVAKSKFKDWAYATPHAKGKIALQNHNPREKVWFRNIRIKEL, from the coding sequence ATGAAAACGACTCACGTTGCTGCTGCCTTACTCGGTGTCGCTCTGCTAACAACTGCCTTCTCAGCTAAAGACAAATGGACGACGCTGTTCGACGGCAAAACCATCAGCGGTTGGCACAGCTATCAGAAGGATAAAGTCATCGGCTGGAATATCGAAGACGGCACCCTCGTCCCCGACGGTACCGGTGGCGACCTCGTGACGGATAAGGAGTACGAAAATTTCGATCTGGAATTCGAGTTCAAAATCCCGAAAGGCAGCAACAGCGGTATCGTTTACAAAGTCATCGAAAAGCCCGACCTCCGCTCGACGTATATGTCGGGACCGGAGTTTCAGATCATCGACGACAAAGGCTACCTCAACGATAAAGGCGAACTGTACCCACTGAAGCCAACGCAGCTGTCCGGTGCCAACTACGACATGATCCCCCCCGCCGACCTCAACGCCGTCAAACCCGCCGGCGACTGGAATAAAGGCCGGATCGTGGTCGACAACAACCATGTCGAGCACTTCCTGAACGGCAAAAAAGTAAGTGATTATCAGTACGGCTCTGACGACTGGAAGGCGATGGTCGCCAAGAGCAAGTTCAAAGACTGGGCTTATGCCACACCCCACGCCAAAGGCAAAATCGCCCTGCAAAACCACAACCCCCGCGAAAAAGTGTGGTTCCGCAACATCCGAATCAAAGAGTTATGA